DNA from Azospirillum humicireducens:
GATCACCGCCTACACCGATCTGCAGGACCTTCTGCAGACGGTGAACGAATCGCTGGACGGTCTGCGCAACCGCACCACATCGACCGGCGCCTCCAGCAATCTGTTCAGCCAGCGCGCCGCCTATATCGGCGACGACGACGTGTTCAGCGCGACGGTGGACGACGATACCGAGGTCGGGACCTATTCGGTGGTGGTGCAGCAGATCGCGACGAAGCACAAGATCGCCGCCGACAGCGCCAGCAGCAAGACCGACGCGCTGGGGTATTCCGGCGGCTTCACACTGCAGGCGGCCGATGGCAGCGCCGTGACCATTTCGATGGAGAGCGACGACAGCCTGACCGACCTGCGCGATGCCATCAACGCCCAGAAATCGACGAGCGGAGTCACCGCCAGCATCGTACAGGTCAGCGACAGCGGCTATCAGCTGATCCTGACCGCCAACAACACCGGCGAAGAGATCACGCTGACCGACGGCGGCGACGGGGTGCTGTCCTCGCTTGGCCTCACCGATGACGACGGCGCAATCAAGAACGAGCTGGTCGCGGTCCAGGATGCGATCGTCGAGATCGACGGCGTCACCATCACCCGCAGTTCCAACACCATCGACGACGCCATCGAGGGCGTGACGCTGAATCTCTACAGCGCCAGCCCGGACACCGCGGTCTCGATGGAGATCTCGACCGACCTGTCGTCGATCAAGACCGCGATCACCGATTTCGTCGATGCCTACAACGCCTATCGCGACTTCGTGGTCACCCAGCAATCGACCACCTCGGACGGCGAGGCGAGCGAGGATGCGACGCTGTTCGCCGACAGCCTGCTGCGCCAGATCACGCAGTCGGTGTCGAGCGCGCTGAACACCACGATCGCCACCGACGATGGGACCGTGCTGTCCCTTGCCTCCCTCGGCATCACGTTCGACAGCACCAACAATCTGGAACTGGACGAGGACACGCTGAACAGCGTCCTCAGCTCCGACCTGGATGCAGTGAAGCAGCTGCTCGGCCTCAATATGACGTCTTCGTCGAGCCAGCTGTCCCTGCTGCGCTACGAAACCGCGCAGACGCCCCAGTCCTTCACCCTCGACATCGTCCGGGGCGAGGACGGGACGCTGACCTCCGCCTCGGTCGATGGCGACAGCAGCCTGTTCACCGTCAGCGGCAACCGCATCATCGGCGCCGAAGGCACGGCCTACGAGGGCATCGTTCTCGTCTACACCGGCAGCAGCGGCAGCGTCGACGTCGATTTCTCCCAGGGACTGGCCGACACGCTGTACAGCGCCATCGATGCTGCGGCCGCCGACTACGACAGCGACCTCACCACCGCCATCGACGACCTCGAGGCCCAGGATACCACGCTGCAGAGCCGGTCGGACGACATCCGCGCCAAGGCCGAAACCTACCGCACGACGCTGACCGCCTATTACGCCCGGCTGGAGGCGGCGGCCGAAACCGCGGCCCTGCTGTTGAAACAGCTGACCTACAGCGAGGACGACGACAGCTGAGCGGTCTCGGTACGACCGACCCCAGCCCTTCCGAAAGCAAGGCTCTTCCCCATCACGAGGACTCGGCGCCATGCGCAACTCCGCCTATTCGAAAGCCCTGAACGCCTATGCCGTCGCCAACAGCACGGTGCCGCCGCTGGTCGCCGTGGTCCGGCTTTACGAGCGGGCGATGATCCATCTGCACGCCGCCCGCGACGCCGCTGCCGCGCGCCGCTTCGAAGACCATCATGCGGCCATCCAGCGCGCCGTGATGGTGTTCGCAGGTCTTGATTCCATTCTAATTTTCGGCAAATATGAGGATGTTGCCTGGACGCTCCGGCGGTTCTATCGCCGGCTGATCGCACAGGCGGGCGCCGCCGCCAGCCGGAAGGATCCGGTTGCGGCCTGCGACTCACTCATCAGCCAGACCTCCTTCATGCTGAAGGCCTGGCAGGCCATCGCCGCAGAACGCGGCGGGCCTTCCACTGTCGTCGGTGCCCCGGCCAAAGGGCCGCATGCATCCGTCGTCGGGAGAACGATGGATCATGCTCATGGCGGACTCTCGGCTTGATGCCAGACGCCGGTCGGACGACTGCGGGCGCCCCGATCCCGGACTGGTCGATCGCGGACTGGCGATGACCGGCGAGGTGACGCGGGGGACCGCCGCCGGCGCCATCGTTCCACTGGGCGAGGAACCGGACGAGACGCTCATGGCGCAGATCCGGTCCGGCAGCCAGACGGCCTACCGGCGCCTGGTCCACCGCCACCTGAAGCGCACCTATGCGCTGGCTCGCCGCCTGACCGGCAACGAGGCGGAGGCGGAGGACGTCGTGCAGGATGCCTTCCTGCAGGTCTGGCAACGCCGCGCCCAATGGACCGACGACGGCGGCGCCCGCTTCACCACCTGGCTCTACCGGGTGGTGGTGAACCGCTGCATCGACCACAAGAGGCGGCCGGTCGGCCAGGATCTGGATGCGGTGGCGGAACCGTCGGACGCCGCGCCCGACGCGGTGAGCACCATCCACCGCCGGCAGGTCGCCGCCCGCCTCCTGGATGCCCAGAACAAGCTGACCCCGCAGCAGCGCGCCGCGGTGACGTTGTTTTATTACGAGAATTTAAGCAACGCCGACATCGCGAGCGTTATGCAAATCAGCATAGGTGCTGTAGAATCTCTTTTGAAACGTGCGCGCCAGCAGCTCCGGCTGCTGCTGCGCGCCAGTGCGCAGGCGGCCAGGGATTCATTCGATGACGGATGAGGAGTTTCGCGATCAGCTCGATCGCCACGGGGGCGACCTCGCACTCTGGCCCGCCGATGCGGCCCGGGATGCGCGGCGCCTTCTTCTGCGTTCGGTCAAGGCGCAGGCGATGCTGGACGAGATGGTGACGATGGAACTGGCGCTCGGCCGGTCGGAGGATCGCCCGCCGCCCGGCCTCGCCGACCGTATCTTCGCCGCGGCTTTCCGCCTGCCGCAGTCCGATCGCGGCTTCGACGAGGACGGCGATCAGCCGCCGCGGCTGATGTAACAGTCAGTTGGCGGCGACCCGACTCAACTCCACCGCAATACGCTCAAGCGCCTGTTCGAGCCCCTGAGAGGCCAGCGGCTGAAACAGGCGCATCGACGGGTACCAGGGTCGACCGGCAGTGCCGAGCTGCGTCCAGTCGCGATGGCCGAAACGCCAGACCGGGACGCCCAGCGCACCGGCAAGCTCCGCCACCGAGTTCGCCGGCGCGATCACGAGATCGAGTGCAGAGACCAGTGATGCCGTCTCTTCGAAATCGTCGCGCAGATCCAGCCCGGTCCAGCCATAGATCGGCTTCCCGAACCGGCGTTCCGCCGCCAGGATTTCGTGCTGGCACTCGTCATATTGCAGGTTCACGAAGGCGATGCCGGGCACCGAGAAGACCGCTCCCCAGGACTCCAGCGGCAGATAGGCGCTGCGGCGGTCGGCGGTCATCAGTTGGCTGCGCCAGCTTATGCCGACACGCAGGTTGTCGCCCGTGCCGTCCAACCGCTCGCGCCAGTCGGCGATGCGACTGCCTTCGGCGAACAGCCAGCAGGACCGCGTCGGGAAAGCCGACAGCCGTTCCCGCAGCAAACGGGGGACCGAGCCGGCCGGGATGTGATAGTCGCAATCGACCGTCTCGGCTTCTGTCAACCCGCAGTGCGGCTGCTCGGCCCGCAGGGTCGCCTTGGGGAAGGAGCGTGCGAAGAGCGGCACCAGTCGGCGTTCGCACTCGATCACCACATGCCCCGCCATCTTGATCAAGTCGGGATAGCAGGACGCGAACAGGAACTCGTCGCCCACCCCCTGCTCGCGCCAGATGAACAGACGCTTGCCGGCCAGCGGCTCGCCCTTCCATTCGGGAATGGTGAAGCGCCGCTCCGGACGGACGCGGCCGGCTTTGAAACGGAAGGCGTAGTCGGCCCAGCCGGCGTTCAGCGCGCCGCGTTCCAGCGACAGCAGACCGCGGTTGAAACGGGCCAGCGCATGGCCGGGTGCGGCGACGATCGCGCGCTCGAACCAGCGGCCGGCGTCGGTGCGCCCCTGCCGCTGTTCCGCCAAGCCCAGGGTGCAGAGCGGGTCGGCCAACGACGGCGCCAGTGCCAGGGCTCTGCGGCAGGCGGCATCGGCTTCGACCGGACTTTGAGCGCCGTTCAGTGCATAAGCCAGCACGGCATGCAGTGGTGCATGGCCGGGCATCAAGCGGATGGCGCGGCGAATCTGCACCATTGCTGAATTGAAGGCCTCCTGGTCCGACAGGTTGCCGCCGAGATTGCCCAGCGCATCGGCGAAGGCAGGGTTCAACGCGAGCGCACGCTTCCAGCAGGCCTCTGCCTCCTCCCGCCGCGCCTGCGCCTTGCAGGTGTTGCCGAGATTGTTCCAGGCCTCCGCTTGGTACGGATTGCTGACAACTGCACGGCGCTGCCAGCGCTCGGCACTGCCTTTATCCCCGAGCGCGGAGACCGCCAACCCCAGATTAACGAGCGCCGGTACATGGAATGGATCGATCACAAGCGCGGCACGGAACCGCTCCTGCGCTTGCCCATGGCGCCCCAACGAATGCAGCAGCAATCCAAGATTGTTGCGGGTCTCGGCATGGTCGGGCTGACGCCGGAGTGCCTCGGCATAGGCATTTTCCGCCTCGGCGGGCCGGCCCAATACCTGAAGCACGGCTCCCAAACTGGCCCAGACTGACCCGCTCTTGGCACCGAGTTCGATGGCTTCCCGATAAACCACAGCGGCCTCGGTCACTGCGCCCCAGCGGCGCAGGGCATTGGCCAGCGTGACGCGGGTGGCGGCATCCTTGGGCCGCAGTCTCGCCGCCAGACGGTAACAGCCGATGGCTGCGCCGGGCTGTCGCAGTTCCTCAAGCGCACGGCCCATGCCGAGCCGCGGTTCAGGCGCACCGGGCACCAGACGCGCCGCGGCACGGTAGCAACGCAGCGCTACCACTGGCCGCGCCTGCCGTCCGGCAACAGCCCCCATTAAGCACAGTGCGTCGGCATCGCCGGGATCCACCGCCAGTGCATGGCGGGCACTGGGGAGGGCGGCGGTCACTTGCCCCTCCTCCAACAATGTTTGCCCCAGCGCCAGATGGTAGGAGCCGATCAACGCATTGGACCGCGCTGCGGTGTCGAACAGACGGGTGGCATCGGTCCGCCGCCCATCCTGTAGGGCGATATGACCCAGCAGATGGGCGGCATCGCCATGCGTCGGGTCAATGCGCAGGATTTCGCGATAGAATCGCTCAGCCCGCTCGGTTTGTCCCGCATTGTGATGCTGGACCGCCAGACGCATCAATCCGTCGGTACGCCGGGTCGCGCTCCCATCCATGGTCGTCGTCGTTCCGTCAATGAACCCGTTGGCGGCATCCTGGGCCGCGTCTTTTTGTTTTACGGTGCTGGAACGGAACTCCTGCGCAGGTGTTGTCAAGTTGCCGGCGGGGAGTGGAATTGCGGTCAGCAGGCCTGTGAGGGCGTTCCAGGCGTCACAGCAGGCCTTGACGACTGCGTTGTAGTTGTCCTGGATCCGGTGGGAGAGGAAGCGCTCGCGCAGGCACAGCCAGACGCGCTCGACTGGGTTCAGTTCGGGGCTGTAGGGCGGCAACGGCACCAGCGTGATGTTGTCCGGCACGACCAGCGCCTGGACGTCCGGCTCCAGGCTTCGGGAGAAGCCGTCCAGGAACAGGCTCATGGCGGTGGTGGAAACGGTCGGCATAACCAGCGCGAAATCGGCGCCACTGGCTGGGCAGACGGCGGCGTAGAGGTAGGCCGATGTGAAATGCTTGTCGCACAACCAGGGTAGGTAGATGCTGTACATCAACAACCTCTAGGGGCCGTCCTTCTGGCCGGTGCGGGCTTCCTCCTGGATCAGAGTTGAAGTCGTCGCTCTGAATGCGCGGTTGCCAGCCGGCCGGGCAGCGGGCGGTCGTAGAGCCCGGCTACGCCTTCCGAGTTGTAGCGTGCTACCGCGTCGCGCAGGGCTTGGCGGTTCATGGCGACCCTCTCCACTGCCGCGATGAGCGTGTTCTTGGACGGCTTCTGCCGGAGCCTGGAGCGGGACGTTCAGACCGTGCTCGTGCTCGGCCAGGTGGGGTGGCACGGAGGTCGGGAGCTGGGTGCGCCGGACAACGTCACGCAGGTGCCGCTGCCGCCCTGCAGTCCTGAGTTGAAGCCTGTCGAGCGCGTCTGGGCTCTACCTGCGCGAGCGCGTCCTGTTCCACCGGCTTCTGGATGGCTACCTCGCCGTCGTCCAAGCCTGCTGTAACGCCTGGAACGCCCTCATCGCAATGCCGGAGCGCCTACGCTCCCTCACCAGCTACCCGTGGCGGCGGAGCCCATCTCCATATCGGCTGAGCTGACGTTCCGCACTACGAACCGGATTTATATGATAGCGCCCCAAGCGCAGGGTGATCGGAGAGGGCGGCGGGGCGCCGCTCACTTTGTGCGGGTGAGCGTCCTGGGGGCTGGACGGGCACGGGGTTATCTGGCCGGGAAACCTCATCGCATCCGGAGACACGCCGCTGTGAAGAAGGTTCTCATCCTGTTGGTGGCCACCATGACGATGTAGGCTTGCTGATGGGCCGAGATCGTCGTCTATGAGGGTGCGCCATTGAAACTGTGGAAGGATCGGGAAGCCGCCACGACCGCCGCACTGATCGCGGCACCGGCGCCCTGACCGTTGCCATCGGCGCCATGGTGCGGCACGCACCGGCCGAGACAGGCCTCTCCTTGTTCCGAGGCTCCTGCTCTGCCCGACGTCAACCATCGACCGACATCGGTCCTTGTGACCATCGCAGATTTTCGCATATGGCTCGCAGGAGCAAGAACCCAGGGAGATCGACCGTGGCTGGAACCATCCGCATCGTGCCGGCGCTGCGATGCCAAACGACCGCTACACCCCAGCTCCGCTCGCGGGATCTTTGAATAGAGCGCCGGCCTGCGGCCGCTGCATTGGCGCGGATCACGCCATCTTCGAGTTGGAGGAGGCCGCCAACTACAGAGTGGGGCAGACGGCCTTTGTGCGCGTGAACGGCGTAGCCATGACGGGAACGGTCGACCGGGTCGATCACGGCGACGGCGCCGTGATCGTGGCCTAGAAGGGGGACGCCAGCACCAGGGGAAGGTGAAGCCGGTGCTGCGCTCAGTGGTCTATGGCTGTTTCAGCGGCGTTCGGATGGCCGCGTGATCGTCAATAAAATTGAGAATTCTCAATTTTTCTGGCGGGCGCGTCCGGTTCCGCGCCCGCCTGTCCGGTCAGCGCGATCCGGCAAGGATGACCTCGATCGCTTCGCGCATGTCCTCCAGCCGGCGCCGGTCTTCGTCGCTGAGTGGACGGGGTTCTGCGCGGAGTCCGGCCAACACCTCGTGGGCATGGTGGATGTGCCGGGCGTGGCGCTGCGGCAGCAGGCTGGGGATGGCGATCCGGTTGCGCCGCTCGCGCGGGGAAGCTGGCTCGTCGTCCGCCTCGCCCTTATCGGAAAGGTTGGCGGAGGTAGAGCGCGACGCGCCGGTCATCTGTGCCTTGAGCGCATTCCAGAGCGCGCGCTGCCGGGCTTCGTCGCCGGCGCCGGCAATTTCGAAGAGACGGTATCGCGCAGGCTTGAGGGTGCGGGCCTCCGCCTTGATGTCTTCGGGGATGGTCAGAACGGAGACCATGCGCGAGAGTTCCGCCGGATCTTTCCGGATCATCATCGCTATCTTGTTGTAGCGCAGCCCGTGGCGCTCCTTCAGTCCGCGAATCGCCTCCGCCTCGTCGAAGATGTCCAAGTCGTCGCGGTGGAGGTTCTCGAACAGCGCGATCTCTTCAGCGCGGCCGCTGATCTCGGCGATCTTCTCCTCGCTGGCGCCGTCGAGGTTCGCCACCACCCGGCACGGGATGGTGCCATTACCGAGTTCACGCATGGCCCGCAGGCGCCGCGACCCGTAGACGAGGCGGAAGCGCATCGGGTTGATCTGCAGGACGCCGATCGGCTGCTGCAGGCCGTACTCCGCAATGGACGCCTTCAGTATCTCGAAGGCCTCCTCGTCCATCACCGAGCGGGGCTGGTGCGGGTTGTCCTCAATGTTGCCGATGTCCGGGGTGATGATCGGGAAATCGGTGTCTGGCGCGGCGAAAAGGGCCGAAATGCTGCTGACCGCCGATCCGCCAGCGCCTTTGCCAAGACGGCTTTCCGCGCGGAGTGAGTTACGCGGCATTGATGACCTCCAGGCGCTTCTTGCGTTCCGTGACAAGGGTGTCGACGAGGACGCGCAGGTTGGAGGCACCTGGCGCATCCGGCTCAGCCTCGAAGGCCGCGCGGCCGGCAAGCGCCGCCTCACCGTGCACGGTCGCACGCGGGATCGGCGGGAAGATCCGTAGATTATTGCCGAAGGTAGTGTGTAGGTGTTCCAGAACGACTTGGTGCTGGTGGAGGCGCACGTCGTGCATGGTTGGCAGGATGCCGAGGATCTGAAACTCCGAAACGAAACGCCGCTTGATCTTGGCGATCGAAGCCAGGAGTTTCTCCATGCCGAGCGAGGCTAGGTACTCGGTCTGCGTCGGTATGACAACGCCATGGCAGGCGAGCAGCGCATTGGTCGTCATCTGCCCCAAGTTGGGCGGGCAGTCGATGATGATGAAGTCGTAGTTGTCCTTAACTTCCACGATCTTCTCGCGCATCGCCAGCGGACCGCTGCTGTCGGAGATCAGGTCATTCTCAACAAAACTGAGGCCGAGGCATGAGGGCACGACTTCCAGGCCGGACGGGCGCACCGGCACGATGACTTCACGCAGGGTGACTTGATCGCGCAGCACATGCGGCAGCGATTTCTTTACCTCCTGCTCGTAGTCGGGAGTGTCGAGACCCAGGTTGGCCGTCGCGTGGGCCTGCGGGTCGGCGTCGATCACCAGCACCCGGTTGCCCTGGGCAGCCAGGACGCTCCCGAGGTTCACCGAGGTCGTCGTCTTGCCGACGCCGCCCTTGTTGTTGGTGCAGGCGACGACGTAAGCCGGGCCATGCTGTGCGTCCGGCCCTGCCTGTTCGCGGAGGAGAAAGCGCAGGACGGCTTCTGGGATCTTTTCTCGATTTCCTTCCCAGCGGCTAATCTTCGGGCCGTCGTAGCGCCGTCCCAAGCCCACGTTGAGCCATTGCGCGAACTCGGCTTGGAGCATTCCCTTCTGCTCCCGGAGTCGCTTGACGTCTTCACCCAGCATGCCCCTGCCCCCGTTTGTTGCCTTGGGCTGAGCGTTACCGTGTTGATGAGTATAGGTCAAGATTGATGGTAGCGCTCCCTTTGTATCAAGTTGCATCAAAGTCGCGCCTGCCATCAAGGAAAGCGGCAAAGCGCGGCGTTCGTCAGTCGAGTGACACGGCCGCCGGACGTGGCTTTCGGGCATGCTTCCGATTCCCGATCACACGACGTTTTCCCGGCGCAGCGCCGACCTGGCAGTCGCGTCGGCGCTGGCCAGGGCGGATGGGTCGGTGACCGCCCACAGTTCTGACGCGGAAGTGATCATCCCGCCCCGCGCGCTCCCACACAGCGTGGTCGGCACTGCTGGCAGCGGGTGGTCCAATACGGACTGCGGTTCTTGGGCGAGGTGGCGATGTTGAGGCACAAGCCGCTGATCGGCCGGAGCCTCCGCGCCCGGACTCTGCCGACCCAGAATGTGGAGGACGCCGTCGGCTGCAAGATCATGAACATCATGACCAGCTTGGGAATGCCAGTCTCCCGCAAGGTCGCCTGATCACCGAACGGACAGGGCCAATTCTGTCAGCACGCCAAGTTGCGCACCAAAGTCGTGAGACAGCGCTTCCGCTCGCCGGTATGAGATGCTGGCGCTGCGCGTCCTCAGTTCGTCATCGCCTACGTAAGCCGCCGTCGACTTCACGATGCCGAGCGGCCACCGTTCCCGTGACAACGCTTGAGCGTCTTCCGTCATTTTAAACGTAAAGCGGATGATCAAAGACGCAAATAGTCCATGTGGATGATGTTGAGCCGGTGCCGAGTATCATTCTGCCCTGAGCCTCGGTTTTGCTCCTGGGAGAAGGTCGAGTGCAAATTGCTCGCTCGGCGCTGTTGCTGTTCATTGCGGGGATATTCTCCATGTCGACGATCCAGACGATCAACGAAAATTGATCAAAACTGGCGTAAGGAGATCGAGTGCGCTTATATAATTTCGCACACACTGAATATTCACAATTTTCGAATGCCGTAATCAGTGGCATGTATTCAAGCGGGTGTCTGATGGCTCTGCGAGAGGTCGGATCTGATCCTGGCGGATAATCTATTTGTGGGGGGCGCGCCTGATTTTTCCGATCTGGCATAGGGGCGGTTCAAAAAGGATTGGCCCCTCCCGGTGGGGAAGGGGCCTTTTCCTTTCATCCAAATGCGGACCGATGGCGCATCAGGTCATGCTGCGCAGTTCCTCAGCCCGGTTGGAGCGCGAGGCGGCGTAGTGGTCCTTGGCCAGCAGGGTGTAGACCGCCGGCAGAACGAACAGCGTGAACAGCGTGCCGATCAGCATGCCGGCCACGATGACCAGACCGATGGAGAAGCGGCTGGCGGCCCCGGCCCCCGCGGCGGTCAGCAGCGGCAGCAGGCCGACCACCATCGCCGCGGTGGTCATCAGAATCGGGCGCAGGCGGACGCGGGCCGCGTGCTCGATCGCGGTGCGGCGGTCCACGCCCTCGTTCAGCTGCATCTCGCGGGCGAACTCCACCAGCAGGATGCCGTGCTTGGAGATCAGGCCGATCAGCGTCACCAGACCCACCTGGGTGTAGATGTTCATGGTGGCGAGGCCGAAGAACAGCGGCAGCAGCGCGCCGCAGATCGACATCGGCACCGACACCAGGATCACCAGCGGGTCGCGCAGCGATTCGAACTGCGCCGCCAACACCAGATAGATGACGACCAATGCGAAGGCGAAAGTGACCATCAACTGGTTGCCTTCCGTCACGAACTGGCGTGATTCCGACAGGTAGGCGTGGTTGAAGCCGGCCGGCAGGTGGATGCGCGCCTGCTCCTCCAGGAAGTCGACGACCTGGCCCATGGAAACGCCCGGCATCGGCACGGCGGAGAAGGTGGCCGACGGCAGCTGGTTGTACTTGTTCAGCGCGTTGGGCTCCACCGCCGTCTCCACCGACACCACGGTCGACAGCGGAATCTGGGCGCCCGACCCGGAGGTGACATAGTAGTTGGTCAGCGATTCCGGCGTCAGGCGGTCGGCCCGCGGCACCTGCGGGATGACCTCGTAGGAGCGGCCGTTCAGGTTGAAGCGATTGACGTAGTTGCCGCCGACCAGCACCGACAGAGTGCTCGACACCGACTGCATGGTCAGGCCGAGGTCGGCCGCCTTGGCACGGTCGATCTTCAGCCGGACGACCGGGCTGTCATATTGCAGGTCGCTGTCGGTGATGATGAACATGCCGCTCTTGGCGGCGGCGTCCTTGATCCGCTCGATGGCGTCGTAGATGGTCCGGTAATCGCCGGGGCTGGAGATCACCATCTGCACCGGCAGACCGCCGGTGGAACCGGGCAGGGCAGGGGGCGACACCAGGAACACGTTGATGCCCGTCACCTTGCTCAGCTCCGCCTGGGCCAGCGGCTGCAGTTCCTTGGCCGACCGCTTGCGCTCGTCCCACGGCTTCAGGATCATGCCGGCGAAGCCCTGATTGAGGGTGGGCACACCGGTCAGCACGAAGCGGGTGTCGGTCTCGGGGAAGCTGGCGAAGGTCTCGTCGATCTGTTTGCCGAAGCTGTCGATATAGTCGAGGTTGGCGTATTGCGGCGCCTTGGAGATGCCGAACAGGATGCCCTGATCCTCTTCCGGCGCCAGTTCCGCCATGGTGTTGGCGAACAGGTAGCCGACGCTGGCCAGGATGCCGACGGCGAACAGCAGCGTGGCCGCCCGGTAGTCCAGCGTGCCGTGCAGCCGGCGTTCGTACCAGTCCGCCAGCTTTTCGAACTGGCGGTCGAGGAAGGCCGCGAAACCGCCCTGGTTTCCGCCTTCCTTGAGGATGACCGAGCACATCATCGGCGACAGCGTCAGTGCCACGATGCCCGATACGATCACCGACGCGGCGAGCGTGAAGGC
Protein-coding regions in this window:
- the fliD gene encoding flagellar filament capping protein FliD, whose product is MTTVTSTTSTTTTAASTGYSALTSSDSGTGIDYSLLIEAKVNARLTKADRIDAKITANEAKITAYTDLQDLLQTVNESLDGLRNRTTSTGASSNLFSQRAAYIGDDDVFSATVDDDTEVGTYSVVVQQIATKHKIAADSASSKTDALGYSGGFTLQAADGSAVTISMESDDSLTDLRDAINAQKSTSGVTASIVQVSDSGYQLILTANNTGEEITLTDGGDGVLSSLGLTDDDGAIKNELVAVQDAIVEIDGVTITRSSNTIDDAIEGVTLNLYSASPDTAVSMEISTDLSSIKTAITDFVDAYNAYRDFVVTQQSTTSDGEASEDATLFADSLLRQITQSVSSALNTTIATDDGTVLSLASLGITFDSTNNLELDEDTLNSVLSSDLDAVKQLLGLNMTSSSSQLSLLRYETAQTPQSFTLDIVRGEDGTLTSASVDGDSSLFTVSGNRIIGAEGTAYEGIVLVYTGSSGSVDVDFSQGLADTLYSAIDAAAADYDSDLTTAIDDLEAQDTTLQSRSDDIRAKAETYRTTLTAYYARLEAAAETAALLLKQLTYSEDDDS
- the fliS gene encoding flagellar export chaperone FliS, coding for MRNSAYSKALNAYAVANSTVPPLVAVVRLYERAMIHLHAARDAAAARRFEDHHAAIQRAVMVFAGLDSILIFGKYEDVAWTLRRFYRRLIAQAGAAASRKDPVAACDSLISQTSFMLKAWQAIAAERGGPSTVVGAPAKGPHASVVGRTMDHAHGGLSA
- a CDS encoding sigma-70 family RNA polymerase sigma factor → MADSRLDARRRSDDCGRPDPGLVDRGLAMTGEVTRGTAAGAIVPLGEEPDETLMAQIRSGSQTAYRRLVHRHLKRTYALARRLTGNEAEAEDVVQDAFLQVWQRRAQWTDDGGARFTTWLYRVVVNRCIDHKRRPVGQDLDAVAEPSDAAPDAVSTIHRRQVAARLLDAQNKLTPQQRAAVTLFYYENLSNADIASVMQISIGAVESLLKRARQQLRLLLRASAQAARDSFDDG
- a CDS encoding tetratricopeptide repeat protein — translated: MYSIYLPWLCDKHFTSAYLYAAVCPASGADFALVMPTVSTTAMSLFLDGFSRSLEPDVQALVVPDNITLVPLPPYSPELNPVERVWLCLRERFLSHRIQDNYNAVVKACCDAWNALTGLLTAIPLPAGNLTTPAQEFRSSTVKQKDAAQDAANGFIDGTTTTMDGSATRRTDGLMRLAVQHHNAGQTERAERFYREILRIDPTHGDAAHLLGHIALQDGRRTDATRLFDTAARSNALIGSYHLALGQTLLEEGQVTAALPSARHALAVDPGDADALCLMGAVAGRQARPVVALRCYRAAARLVPGAPEPRLGMGRALEELRQPGAAIGCYRLAARLRPKDAATRVTLANALRRWGAVTEAAVVYREAIELGAKSGSVWASLGAVLQVLGRPAEAENAYAEALRRQPDHAETRNNLGLLLHSLGRHGQAQERFRAALVIDPFHVPALVNLGLAVSALGDKGSAERWQRRAVVSNPYQAEAWNNLGNTCKAQARREEAEACWKRALALNPAFADALGNLGGNLSDQEAFNSAMVQIRRAIRLMPGHAPLHAVLAYALNGAQSPVEADAACRRALALAPSLADPLCTLGLAEQRQGRTDAGRWFERAIVAAPGHALARFNRGLLSLERGALNAGWADYAFRFKAGRVRPERRFTIPEWKGEPLAGKRLFIWREQGVGDEFLFASCYPDLIKMAGHVVIECERRLVPLFARSFPKATLRAEQPHCGLTEAETVDCDYHIPAGSVPRLLRERLSAFPTRSCWLFAEGSRIADWRERLDGTGDNLRVGISWRSQLMTADRRSAYLPLESWGAVFSVPGIAFVNLQYDECQHEILAAERRFGKPIYGWTGLDLRDDFEETASLVSALDLVIAPANSVAELAGALGVPVWRFGHRDWTQLGTAGRPWYPSMRLFQPLASQGLEQALERIAVELSRVAAN
- a CDS encoding helix-turn-helix domain-containing protein; its protein translation is MAAVERVAMNRQALRDAVARYNSEGVAGLYDRPLPGRLATAHSERRLQL
- a CDS encoding ParB/RepB/Spo0J family partition protein, whose product is MPRNSLRAESRLGKGAGGSAVSSISALFAAPDTDFPIITPDIGNIEDNPHQPRSVMDEEAFEILKASIAEYGLQQPIGVLQINPMRFRLVYGSRRLRAMRELGNGTIPCRVVANLDGASEEKIAEISGRAEEIALFENLHRDDLDIFDEAEAIRGLKERHGLRYNKIAMMIRKDPAELSRMVSVLTIPEDIKAEARTLKPARYRLFEIAGAGDEARQRALWNALKAQMTGASRSTSANLSDKGEADDEPASPRERRNRIAIPSLLPQRHARHIHHAHEVLAGLRAEPRPLSDEDRRRLEDMREAIEVILAGSR
- a CDS encoding AAA family ATPase, coding for MLGEDVKRLREQKGMLQAEFAQWLNVGLGRRYDGPKISRWEGNREKIPEAVLRFLLREQAGPDAQHGPAYVVACTNNKGGVGKTTTSVNLGSVLAAQGNRVLVIDADPQAHATANLGLDTPDYEQEVKKSLPHVLRDQVTLREVIVPVRPSGLEVVPSCLGLSFVENDLISDSSGPLAMREKIVEVKDNYDFIIIDCPPNLGQMTTNALLACHGVVIPTQTEYLASLGMEKLLASIAKIKRRFVSEFQILGILPTMHDVRLHQHQVVLEHLHTTFGNNLRIFPPIPRATVHGEAALAGRAAFEAEPDAPGASNLRVLVDTLVTERKKRLEVINAA